Proteins from one Juglans microcarpa x Juglans regia isolate MS1-56 chromosome 1S, Jm3101_v1.0, whole genome shotgun sequence genomic window:
- the LOC121246461 gene encoding uncharacterized protein LOC121246461, with amino-acid sequence MIEKEALSSSAIKPTSGVGAAINKNAITLVLYPLSFVGFTREHFLSCLLHYKSPQSWCGQCIREIQVPMKYIWFLVLLVVVGIAAIDEVYAAGECGKSSPDMEAFKLAPCASAAQDASAHVSDRCCSQVKKIGQNPKCLCAAMLSNTAKSSGAKPEVAVTIPKRCNIADRPVGYKCGAYTLP; translated from the exons ATGATCGAGAAGGAAGCACTATCCTCATCGGCTATAAAACCCACTTCCGGAGTAGGTGCtgcaataaacaaaaatgcCATTACTCTAGTGCTGTATCCACTATCTTTTGTGGGTTTTACGCGTGAACACTTCTTGAGCTGCCTGTTACACTATAAAAGTCCGCAGAGTTGGTGTGGGCAGTGCATCAGAGAAATACAAGTTCCAATGAAGTACATTTGGTTTCTAGTGCTTCTTGTTGTTGTAGGTATTGCTGCCATTGATGAGGTTTATGCGGCTGGTGAATGTGGGAAATCTTCTCCTGACATGGAAGCATTTAAACTAGCTCCATGTGCATCAGCCGCACAAGATGCGAGTGCTCATGTTTCTGATCGATGCTGCAGTCAGGTGAAAAAGATTGGCCAGAacccaaaatgcctttgtgcTGCTATGCTTTCTAACACAGCTAAAAGTTCCGGGGCTAAACCAGAGGTTGCAGTGACCATCCCCAAACGCTGCAATATAGCTGATCGTCCAGTGGGATACAAGTGTGGAG CCTATACATTGCCTTGA
- the LOC121246391 gene encoding rop guanine nucleotide exchange factor 5-like: MSERVRMESLIKKSGNFQKRKDGSKSFSGKGVRAESHTHLSSESRESSGFSRSSCETSSEEVKAKGSSSPPPLGWPIGNAQVSKCSVSDVGQAEQKQPNVDDSKLEKMGSQNSEMNMMKERFSKLLLGEDMSGSGKGVCTALAISNSITNLCATVFGQIWRLEPLPTGKKSIWRREMDWLLCVSDHIVELIPTWQTFPDGSRLEVMTCRPRSDIFINLPALRKLDNMLLEILDSFVNTEFWYVDQGIVAPDADGSASFRKTTQRQEEKWWLPVPRVATGGLSEKSRKLLHHTRECANQILKAAIAINSIALAEMEVPESYLEALPKNGRACLGDVIYSYITSDQFSAVCLLDCLDLASEHVALEIANRVEASIHVWRRRSHTRLPSNPNRSTGKSSWEMVKDMMIDGDKWELLAEKAESLLLCLKQRFPGLTQSSLDISKIQCNTDVGKSILESYSRVLESLAFNIVARIDDLLYVDDLTKHSDRLSSAPTGCVIAHKKVSISYSVPDSSTPYKTFPTPSFSPALLISPARRERTPFGFGVKRVLTNYLGVETKARICDTKSLEYKKE; encoded by the exons ATGTCGGAGAGAGTTCGGATGGAATCTTTGATAAAGAAGAGTGGAAATTTTCAAAAGAGAAAGGATGGGTCTAAATCGTTTTCTGGTAAAGGTGTTCGAGCTGAGTCGCACACTCATTTGAGCTCTGAGTCCAGGGAGAGCAGCGGTTTTTCAAGATCGAGCTGCGAAACCTCGAGTGAGGAAGTGAAAGCAAAAGGGTCTTCTTCCCCGCCTCCATTAGGCTGGCCTATTGGCAATGCTCAAGTAAGCAAATGTTCGGTTTCTGATGTGGGCCAAGCTGAACAAAAACAACCCAATGTTGACGATTCGAAATTGGAGAAAATGGGTTCCCAAAATTCAG AGATGAATATGATGAAAGAGAGGTTTTCGAAATTGTTGCTTGGTGAAGATATGTCAGGGTCTGGGAAGGGGGTCTGCACGGCATTAGCTATCTCAAATTCCATTACCAATCTCTGTG CTACCGTTTTTGGGCAAATATGGAGATTGGAACCCTTGCCTACTGGGAAGAAATCAATTTGGCGAAGAGAGATGGATTGGCTACTTTGCGTCAGTGATCACATTGTCGAGTTGATACCCACTTGGCAAACATTTCCTGATGGTAGTAGGCTTGAG GTTATGACTTGCAGGCCGAGATCAGATATTTTCATCAATCTCCCAGCCCTACGTAAACTAGACAACATGCTTCTT GAAATATTAGATAGCTTTGTCAATACAGAGTTTTGGTATGTTGATCAAGGTATTGTAGCCCCAGATGCAGATGGGTCTGCCTCCTTTCGCAAAACAACTCAGAGGCAGGAGGAAAAGTGGTGGCTGCCTGTACCCCGAGTAGCTACTGGCGGCCTCAGTGAAAAGTCAAGAAAACTGTTGCATCACACACGTGAATGtgcaaatcaaatattaaaagCTGCAATTGCCATAAACAGCATAGCTTTAGCTGAAATGGAAGTTCCTGAGTCATACTTGGAAGCTCTTCCAAAG AATGGGAGAGCCTGTCTAGGGGATGTTATTTACAGTTACATCACATCGGATCAATTCTCTGCAGTGTGTCTGCTGGATTGCCTCGACTTAGCCTCAGAACATGTTGCTCTAGAGATTGCCAACCGTGTGGAAGCCTCCATACATGTATGGCGTCGAAGATCTCACACTAGACTTCCATCTAATCCTAACCGTTCCACTGGGAAGTCCTCATGGGAAATGGTCAAGGACATGATGATTGATGGGGATAAGTGGGAGCTGCTGGCAGAAAAGGCCGAGAGCCTCCTGCTTTGCTTGAAGCAGCGGTTCCCTGGTCTGACACAATCTTCTCTTGATATCAGCAAGATCCAATGCAACACG GATGTTGGAAAATCCATTCTGGAGAGCTATTCAAGAGTTTTGGAGAGCTTGGCATTCAACATTGTGGCGCGTATTGATGATTTACTATATGTGGATGACTTGACAAAACATTCCGATAGGCTGTCATCGGCTCCCACAGGGTGTGTGATTGCTCACAAGAAAGTCTCTATTTCATACTCGGTGCCTGACTCAAGCACTCCATACAAAACTTTTCCCACTCCTAGCTTTTCGCCAGCACTGTTGATTAGTCCTGCCAGAAGAGAGAGAACTCCTTT TGGATTTGGTGTGAAAAGAGTCTTGACGAATTATCTTGGTGTTGAGACGAAGGCGAGGATTTGTGACACCAAAAGTTTggaatataaaaaagaatga